The genomic interval GTTTGTAATTTGTTGGTTAGCGTAGGGTTGGGTTAATGTTTGCTATTAACTATTATGGTGGCCTGGTGTTTGTAGGTTATTAGTGTAGGGCagtattaaagtttttttttattatggtgGTCTGGTGTTTGTTGGTTGGTGTGGGACAATGTTAAAGTGTGTTATTCTTTATGGAGGCTTGATGTTTGTAGGTTGTTGGTGAGTGTGTTAAAGTTTTTTATTCTTTATGGAGGCTTGATGTTTGTAGGTTGTTGGTGAGTGTACAGTGTTAAAGTTTGTTATTCATTGTGGAGGCTGGTGTTTGTACCTGTAGGCTGTTGGTTAGTGTGGGGCAATGTTAAAGATAGTTTCTGTTGAACTGCATTCCTTAAACAGGTTAATTATGTCAGCTGCGATGGCAAGACAAAACTAGGCCTAGTGGACTTCCAAAAGGAATGAACACTATTTAGATCTCAGTTGTCTAACACTACATCACAATACTAGCCTAGAAAATAACTTTCACTTTCATAGTAAGTATGTGTATCTATCAACACTCATTCTTGGCCATGTTAAACTCTTGTCTACCtcagatatgtttttttttcagaattgccttttttttattgttttctgtAGTTTCTATGTAACTCCCTGAATATTACATGTGTTATATGttctgaaatgtccatgtggtcattatgtgtatttatttatctacTTAACAGCTTAATTTCcctcctggggatcaataaagttactttaCTCTACTTCCACTGTGGAAGTCTATTCAATGGTAATTGGTAAAGGTCTTCATACTGGCTTTCAAAGGTTTAGGCTTACTATGTGTTGATAGTGAGTGGAATTCTAAGTCTTGTAGCCTACTGCTGTGCCTCAGGTTTTGACTGTTTGGCAAATGGTGTCAAAGGCAAAGTTTGTCACAGGAGTCATTCAGGATGTTTCCCCGCCTGCTGACGTAACATGATGTGTTCACTGTAGCTCTGAGGCACAGAGGTAGAAAACTAATAACCATCCCCCTTATTTGTTCTATTATGGGCCTATGTATCTAAACCAGCTGGAAACGAGAGGTCATAGCTCGTAAGCCAGATAGCTGATAGTGCCAGCCAGGTAGTGGTACACATAGAACCACTATGTTAAAGTCTAGTAACAACTTTCATTATGAAGCTAGGCAGCTCCATCTCTAGCAAGATGGCACACGAAAAGCGTTGACTTTATTGCACAATTTAGATTTCATCCACACTTCCGCTTAGCCGCTTGATGTTGACGCAACATTATGTGGTGCACCTCCAAGTCAAATATTTGCTGTGTGGCACTATCTGGTTAACCGAAGAGAAGGAAATGTCATTCTGATCATGCAAATGATCACAAAGTAGTCAAATTTGATTCATTATGAAATGAAATTTGATTCACCAGTCAAATATTAAATGTGATGCATACTTATAGTAGTTGGTAATTGCCCAACAACCTTAAACggaggaaggaaaggaaataGAACTTATCTGTAAATTTCAGGCAAATTTCTGTTGCAACAATGCAACAGTAAATTTGTGTTATACTTTACCAAGTAGAATCGCCGTCTGTTAGTGTTTAGTGTGGTGAAGTGAAAATCACTAGGGTTGTGAGGTTTACTCCATCATACCAATGAACCTGGCTCTTTACTGTAGTGGTACCCCGGTAGGCCCAGGTTCCAGTCCTTGTAGGGTAACTCTTATGTAAAAAATAATTATAATCGCTAGCAAAAgctgttttttctttctgtttcatgGTTACTCTGTTCTCTTCACTGAGCTCTTGCCAGTGAATTATGTGAGATCTGTATTAGGAGGAGGATACATCCTCATGGCAGCCTCAGATAAGAGGTATAGagcaactggtgggtcgcgacccaaaagtgtgtcgcggaggggtcatgggtgggtcgcggagccttggtgtaaaaaaaaaaacgtaattctaaaacatttttttttacttttcctgcaacaatttacagcttttattttgataggctagtgaactctgtgtcatctgttgtcatagatacaatctgaatatttatgcgagatagatagcgtgcaaccagtcattcgagtcttggttacattttgagaattgcattgaattgacttgaacgctaaaaaaattgggtcgcgaccgaatgagagtggaaaatggtgggtcccaagactgttccagttgagaaccactggtatagaggaGATGTTCTCTGCAGTGAACTTTgtgacctccctctctccccatgttGTGGCCATAGTGGAAAAGGAGAGACAGATACACCAAAGACACCAAGCCAGGAACATGTTTTCCAGGCTTCTCAATCTCCTTTCGCGAATGTCAATTGTTAAACTCATCTTGATTGTTGTGGTCTcgtataggcctattcattagttttcttaaagatgcactgtgtaggataatgaacagagtaggtattgcaactttgctgttcattgaaactacCTATTtccaaaattgatcttttcattaatatttacttaataatgaactaatatacactagtacagtggttcccaaacttttccccctgcgcacccccttgtacatttcactTTGGTTTGTGCACCCCCCAAGCAAATTTATGGTGtactgatggccacgcaagtatggatttactgcgcattcactgcctATTATACATTATATCGTTTTGgtaaatcctcttttccaatagtcaaggagttaaactgcacttcagatggacccttccagcatacaattcaccataaaattaaaaacaaattaatattcattaatgctagatataaaacacacatatccaccattgctctattcagctcgcgcaccccctaatggcaggccgcgcacccccaggggtgcacgcaccccagtttgggaatcccTGCACCAGTATGAGCAaattacagtaagttttgcaactacaatgtatatttctggaaattcaaaatggcagacaatggagaagaccccccttttcatgtatgaatagtgcaattttccaaatcataattaatacttagtttgatggtggtgataagtatttgtgagaaaggtaacatttgtgaatgggcagcatgagctCTGGATATtgacaatattacacagtgcaccacagTGCACAATCTACATCCCCTGACCTAGGTGCAGGCAGTTATTGGACGATGACCCATTAGAGCTGGATTGGTATGAAATGTGATCTCTGGGTAGTCCCTCTTAACCTGATGTGAAGCATGTGTTTGAAGTGAAAGGGACGGTGACATCACAGAGGTGGCCACATCTGGTTAGACCTGTCGGGCAGCTTCTCTcattggctgggctgggctagtcCTTTTGTCACACATTCTTGGTCATAAATCATATGCAGGAACATTATTAGATTCATTTGCTCTGCTGGAACACAATATTTGATTTAAACACAGAGGTGTCCTTTTTCTTGGTCTACTCAAAATGTTTGGAAATATTGATTTCTGTAGTGTAGCATAGTATGTTTTGGCTACTCCATTGTGCTCTCttaaacagaaatgtgtgtgtgcgtgcgcgtatgtgtgtgtgcccatgcgtgtgtgtgcccatgcgtgtgtgtgcgcatgcgtgtgtgtgtctgtgcacgcgtgtgtctgtgcacgtttgcgtctgtgcgtgtgtgtttgcatgtacatgcacacacttgcctgcctgcctgcacgtgTTATTTTCTTGTGTGTACAGTGTTCATTACACTGACTGACGCCCTCACTTGTTGTAAACTACGTAAATCCCAAGTTAATTAtcatctcttcttccctctcccatAGCCCATGTGCCAGGCAGCATATGACAATGACGCCCACGAAGTGTACCGGCTCTTCAAGGACACGCCCAAGAGCCTGAACGTCCAGGAGCCCAGGTCGGGAGACACGCCCCTGATCGCCGGCATCCGACGGGGAAACCACCACGTGGTGAAGTACCTGCTCAGCCTGGATGCAGACGTCTCTGTTACAAATAAGGTGATTGGGGCGACAGGgcaggggcagtgttgccagatttggctgtttcctgcccaattgggctgcttaggatggccgtgtgcggaaaaaaatgccatttagcagaaaaacccgcccaattttaggcatagaaatcaatagaattgggcgggattttgtggttctaggcgggttttgagcattttttgggctggaaatcatcagcctcatctggcaaccctgggcaggGCGGGCTCAGGGACCTGGGTTGGAGTCCGACCTGAGGTTcatgttaggggtgtaaatcacagcctccatgacgatacggttcgatatcgatttcttaaggcagtgatttgattattttctatacttaaagggacactgtgcaggaaatggtcaaaaaaggtactgcaactatgctgctcattgaaactgccctgcctgttgccaaattttacctttgcatgaaagtttactaagtaataaacacatattttctagtatggtccaagtacagtcattttgcagctaaaaatggctatttttggaaattcaaaatggcggaccatggagaagatcccccttttcatgtatgaaaagtgcaatttttcctgtcataatgaatacctagaatttgatggtggtggtaagtattcatgaaaaaggtaacatgaattctggaaataaacaacaaaaaatctcacacagtgtccctttaagaatgccccacgatacgatatgattcgattcgatttttttccaattacttttccacttctgttatgttctggagctagggcattaggcaggggccagcgatttgattatttacttatttagatACTGCCCCGACTGATTTTGCAATGAGTTTATTGCTTCATCTCTCCctgttctctccgtctctccttttTGTGCCTGTTCTCCCCACttctcccctcctgtcttctctcctcctgtcttctctcttcctctctatttcttctcttgtctatcctcctcctgtcctctgtctctcctcatccctctctctccttctctgtgtgtgcatctggtaATCAGGTTGATGCTTCTTCTGTATTATTGGATTTTTATTAGTGTAATAATTTTAAAGGAAATGAGATTTAGTAGGCTACCTTACTTGACACTCAGCATTTTGGTATGTGAGAGGAGTGGGTGCACATGCGTTGACATAAACTGTACAGTGTTAATGGCCAAATATATAAAATAGCTTCTATGAAAGTAAGCAGAATGtacctgattctctctctctctctctctctctctctctctctctctctctctctctctctctctctctctctctctctctctctctctctctctctcatcaacaaACCATCAACaggccttctctcgctctctctttgacacacacacacacacacacacacacacacacacacacacacacacacacacacacacacacaaacgtgcacgtgaacatgcacaccactactgtgtgtgactgtgaccccAATCATtgtgtctctcttctcctttggTGCTCATTGTAGCTCATTCTATGAGTTGGAGTCATTCTGGAAGTTTCAACAAGGaattccagtgtttcccatagaaTAGTGGTTAGTGAAAGTGAGTTGGGATAGCTTCTAAAATTGTTCCTAATGAGGAAAGAAACAACATTGGCAACACacatctttattttttcatttacaaggtgggagatgtttgttgtcaaggttgtACAGTTGTCACCTCAACGGTAAAGTGCTGGGCGAAACCCTGAATTTGGGTTCTTCgttttgataataataataatagtaatgttatttatatatataacatGGAGCTCTAAGTgcataaacaaacaaattaaaacaACCAGTAAGATATTAAACAGAagttcaagaaaaaaagaaaatatttgaacccattttagcctaagcaccttttgggaaaaggtgccctctgcctattaaaacctaaatatctcagcctccgtagcacatgaaaacatgaaattagttgcatttaaaagctagaaccctcattttgcattggaatgtgtccattcagctctaacatacccacccttttttaatataaaagccctcaaatctcaagaacctgaatgcagtgtatatgtgtgtatccaGGCTAAATCCATAAATAATCCACAGATAAAAACAACAACCAGTATGAAGGCAAATCAAAGACTGTTTTAAAAAGCCAAgaccaggccctaccgtggctgatatggtagggcacacgtttgccacttggccgacccgggttcgattcccggtctgggtcctttgccggtccttccccatctctctctcccagctcactccctgtctctcctccactatcctgtctcacaaaaatcaataaaggctgaaaagccccaaaaaaaactttaaaaaaaaaaaaaaaaaaaaaaagccaagacCTGGCCCTATCGTGttgctaatggtagggcacttgtctgctatgtggctgacccgggttcgaatcagacctgggtcctttgctgacccttcccgatctctctctctctctctcccaactcacttcctgtcttcacggtcctatcgaataaaggcgaaaaaagcccaaaaaatattagaaaaaaaaaggaaagagcaaaATTGATTAAAAGCAATTGGAATTATAAACAAAGTATAATGACGCATCATGATGTCTGTCCTTTTTGTCCACAGAAACAAAGGACTTGTCTACACTACGCCGCCAAAAGAACCTACTCCTTTCTGGATTACCTTATGATCGCCATCCTCATGCCCATCCTCCTCATTGGATATCTCATAATGGTAAATCGTCTTTGTACATCTAtgtgaaaaagaaacacacaaagcTTACAAAAGTGTTAATATATGGCTATACAAGTATTATATGGCAtgccagagatgggaccaagtcactaatttgcaagtcaaaTGTAAGCCTCAAGGTCTTCCAAACAAGTCCGAGTCAGGTGACAAGTTAAGACTCATTCaaccaagtccaagtccaagtccaagtcgtaccaaagcgaagtcaagtccgagtccaagtctcattttccCCTTAACAAGTATGCTATGCACACTCTTGACGACTACTTtcggtcataaattcattacctctccacactgctatgcatgGCCCCCTTTGCCAGTCACATTCTTAAAACACAGTAGGCTTAATGGTACTGGTTAAGGGCAaatcattttaattcattttttcatataatattttcacatacaaatgcagaaaatgGGACATGTGTAGACTTGAcatgtcattgcaagctaaaactgttaCAAGCTaaacaagtccaagtcaagtctcgagtcaatagcctACAAGTCAAGACAGGTCACAAGTCATTTCTAATATGCCAAGTCAAGCCTCAAGTCAaatcatttgtgactcaagtctgactcaagtccaagtcacaagtccacatctctggcaCATGCTAAATTTCCACTTATGTGTTGTAGATAAAGCACACATACAGTTCACCTACTAAAATGCTTAAAGGATGCACAGTGTCATATAAAAATGATGTTAAGTCCCAGTATTCATGTATTTTATGTGTTTTTCTTACTCAGCATATTTAAACATGCATCATATCCGATATAAGTAGAAATCTGTTCTGCATGCCTATGGGATACAATATATAATGTTTAAATCTGCTGTGTAAGAAATGTAAAATGCATACAATACGGGGGGCCATTTCAAATGCGCCACTCTTAGTATGTTGTAATACAAAATCAgaaagtctggagctcgcactcaaaaaaagACTTAagaagagatgcccaaataaagtgggtttttaatgatctcacatatGCCGTGCTATATTTACAAAACGTTTGTACTTTTGTAAATATAGCACGGCATATGTGAGTAAAtaaaaaacccactttatttgggcatctcttcttaggttttttttttgtgcgagctccagactttcTGATTTTGTATTACTTTATATTCCGAGTCAACGCACCACTACACAACTAAAGCCACCTTGAAAGGCGCAGGCCCTCTTTTTGAATAGACCACTCTTAGTATGTAAAATGTGGACTGTGAATATTTCCAACACACTGTTCACCTGTGTTTACCCACCCCTCACAGTGTGTTAATGTTTGACCATTATGTCTTGAACCCACACAGTTGGAAAAGCAGAAGAAGAATGAGGACTTATTGACCTTGGTTTTGACCAGCAAAGTAGACATCAACGCCACAGACTATGTGAGTTATTCCCTCTATAACTTAACTTTAAAACATTATAAGTttatttatgagagagagagagagagagagagagagagagagagagagagagagagagagagagagagagagagagagagagagagagagagagagagagaggagagagagagagagagagagagagagagagagagagagagagagagagagagagagagagagagagagagagagagagagagagagagatggagaaggtttggcaaaggacccgggccggcagcccagtgccctaccgttagagccatgcCAGTTCCTTGTATAGAAGAAAAtgatgactccaggctcttctattagatgatttacctcttaacttaacctggtctaCTCCTGAACCACCGTCTTAGACCTGAGGCCTCATCTCAATCAATTCATGTACGTCTAGCCTGGCTTAGTGATCTGTAGGTTTTCAATTCAATTGTCATTTCCATACacgaacaaacgcccccttgacctcatcataaacctactAACAGCTCCTTTatgtcatcataagcctgccaatgcccccagcTGCCTTATTATTAAAAACAAATAGAGTTATTGCCCCCCCATTTGCAAGTGAgacttctcaatgccccctgaaGGCTCTCTAATGCCCCCTGAAGGCTCTCTAATGCCCCCTGGTGGGATGTAGGGTGTAGTGCCCCCCATTGAGTAACACTACAATGTGCTGCTACAGTATATCTGGATTTGGTTGTCTCTGGAGCAAGATTACAACAAGTCCGACAGCCGGACAAAGACGCgcctatgcactgccgccttgtggacacaggagggaattacaattttaataaagcgtttcagacggacataccctctttacttacagagatgctaggacgcatctaaaaactgtTTTCCAACATATCCATTCAGCAAATGGGTGCAAGAGATGAGGATGGGGAGCAAAGTCAGTGAACGATGCCTCATTACATACAAGCAGATAGCATGTCATGACCAAACGTTAGCAATTTGATGAAATGAGATGCAGATGAAATGAGACGTTTCAAACTTCAAGTTAATCCCTCCCACTTCAATCAGCGGTCAATTTGACAGGTCCATGCCCTTTGTGTGACTTTTGTAACTTAATTCTTTCAAAGAATTTCTAATtctttggtatgacatatcacagtagtagttgcatcaattgtttgtattcaaaTGCAAGACAATTCTACAAAAAAAGCCAACAAAGGCCCTACCTTGGCttagcggtagggcactcgtctcctACGCGGCCGACGTGGGTTCCATTCCGaccccgggtcctttgtcgaccctttcccgtctctaccaaacgtttcctgtctctctctcaaactgcccTATCACTAatgaagtctaaaagaccaaaaaatatatttactaAAAAAAGGCAACAAAACCCTGGCTAAGTGTGGTAAGATCAAGGCCAGTGCACGTTTACCACTTTGGACAAAATGTCTATGAAATCTAGAATTTAgatgcacaggtgaggcatacatgcaatttcgttgtgtgcagtgtgcagtgttcacttgtgtgccgtggagtgctgtgtcacaatgacaatgggagtttgggtttcccaatgggctttcactttttcacaagATGCCTGATCCCATTATTTGCATCCAAACAAATGGGATGCGGAACTCATGACTT from Engraulis encrasicolus isolate BLACKSEA-1 chromosome 17, IST_EnEncr_1.0, whole genome shotgun sequence carries:
- the ankrd22 gene encoding ankyrin repeat domain-containing protein 22 isoform X1; translation: MGILYSEPMCQAAYDNDAHEVYRLFKDTPKSLNVQEPRSGDTPLIAGIRRGNHHVVKYLLSLDADVSVTNKKQRTCLHYAAKRTYSFLDYLMIAILMPILLIGYLIMLEKQKKNEDLLTLVLTSKVDINATDYKGNTALHYACVRKSQGMVPLLLEKQADISIKNMKGETPLDIARRLKFTKIVAMLKKSE
- the ankrd22 gene encoding ankyrin repeat domain-containing protein 22 isoform X2; its protein translation is MGILYSEPMCQAAYDNDAHEVYRLFKDTPKSLNVQEPRSGDTPLIAGIRRGNHHVVKYLLSLDADVSVTNKKQRTCLHYAAKRTYSFLDYLMIAILMPILLIGYLIMKGNTALHYACVRKSQGMVPLLLEKQADISIKNMKGETPLDIARRLKFTKIVAMLKKSE